A DNA window from Rhizobium jaguaris contains the following coding sequences:
- a CDS encoding GlxA family transcriptional regulator produces MLDLFSSPGRDWPFITRGEICEPRMRPYVVARNVENFRAINEVRIHPDFALHDCPSPDIICIPDFFVNPGQSVSGQYEPEAQWLAENYRRGSFLASACAGAVLFGEAGLLSDCEATIHWGYVSTLADNYPGVRVSINRSLVLAGEGERIVMAGGGSSWQDLALYVIARFVGLKEAIEVAKVYMLQWHDLGQQPFASLTCRRRSDDPVIGSCQEWLALHYRTRAPIASIIARSGLPERSFLRRFTKATGMKPIDYLHAIRIEEAKQLLETSDMSVEAIADEVGYEDVSFLNRLFRRKTGLTPAQYRLRFGHLSKLAAS; encoded by the coding sequence ATGCTCGATCTGTTCTCGTCGCCCGGTCGCGACTGGCCGTTCATAACCAGGGGCGAGATCTGCGAGCCACGGATGCGGCCTTATGTCGTCGCCAGAAACGTCGAGAATTTTCGGGCGATAAACGAGGTGCGGATCCATCCAGACTTCGCCTTGCATGATTGCCCGTCCCCCGACATCATCTGCATTCCCGACTTCTTTGTGAACCCGGGCCAAAGCGTCTCCGGCCAATATGAGCCCGAGGCGCAATGGCTGGCAGAAAACTACAGGCGAGGATCATTCCTTGCCAGCGCGTGCGCTGGGGCCGTGCTGTTTGGCGAGGCGGGACTGCTCTCGGATTGCGAGGCGACCATACATTGGGGCTATGTATCGACGTTGGCGGACAATTATCCCGGTGTGCGTGTGAGCATCAACCGCTCCCTCGTCCTGGCGGGCGAAGGTGAGCGGATCGTCATGGCCGGAGGAGGTTCGAGCTGGCAGGATCTCGCACTCTATGTCATCGCGAGATTCGTGGGGCTGAAGGAAGCGATCGAGGTCGCCAAGGTCTATATGCTGCAGTGGCACGACCTTGGCCAGCAGCCGTTCGCGTCTCTTACCTGCCGCCGCCGCTCGGACGATCCTGTGATCGGCAGTTGTCAGGAATGGCTGGCGCTCCACTACCGTACACGCGCGCCGATCGCATCGATCATCGCGCGATCCGGATTGCCCGAACGATCCTTCCTCCGTCGTTTTACCAAGGCGACCGGGATGAAGCCGATCGATTATCTCCACGCGATTCGGATTGAGGAGGCCAAGCAACTGCTCGAGACAAGTGACATGAGCGTAGAAGCCATAGCCGACGAGGTCGGCTACGAGGACGTTAGCTTTCTGAACCGCCTGTTCCGACGTAAGACCGGCCTGACGCCCGCCCAGTACCGGCTTCGTTTCGGCCATTTGTCAAAGCTGGCCGCTAGCTGA
- a CDS encoding FAD-binding oxidoreductase, whose translation MSTDHLRNGFRGELLEPDDAGYEQARIVWNGMIDRRPAVIARCRNAADVVLAVNYARERDLLIAVRSGGHNVAGYAVCDRGMMIDMSQMNSVRVPPELDRVFVEGGATWADVDAATTPFGRATPGGLISATGVAGLALVGGIGWLRGKYGLSCDNIISAELVTADGRLVRASASENPDLFWALRGGGGNFGVVVNFEFMLHEIPPLLMFCAPVYPEERAVEVLALWRDYMAGAPDEVTGLAEFSAVPDDPAYPQNCWGRRVLSLATVYDGPAETGELVTMPLRQFGEPLMDFSDRMPYRTLQTLYDSLFPKGRDRCYWKSTYLAHLKQETIEAIAASLNRRPSEMTFASIWKFGGQVGRIAADATAFGDRSMPFMLSLDAIWSSPSDDEANIAWVKSVWNDMQVHSTGRSYLNFPGLGEAQNLVRDAFGPDVFERLLRIKRKYDPGNLFRMNQNICEQL comes from the coding sequence ATGTCGACTGACCATCTACGCAACGGCTTTCGCGGAGAGCTGCTGGAACCGGATGACGCCGGATATGAGCAGGCCAGGATCGTCTGGAACGGCATGATCGACCGGCGGCCGGCGGTGATCGCGCGGTGTCGCAACGCCGCCGACGTTGTTCTCGCCGTAAACTATGCCCGGGAGCGCGATCTCCTGATCGCCGTGCGAAGCGGCGGCCACAATGTTGCGGGATACGCCGTCTGCGATCGGGGGATGATGATCGACATGTCGCAGATGAACTCGGTGCGCGTGCCTCCCGAGCTCGATCGCGTGTTCGTGGAAGGAGGCGCGACCTGGGCCGACGTCGACGCGGCCACAACGCCGTTCGGCAGGGCCACTCCGGGTGGCCTCATTTCCGCGACCGGCGTGGCTGGCCTTGCCCTCGTCGGCGGCATCGGCTGGCTGCGGGGAAAGTATGGATTGAGTTGCGACAACATAATCTCGGCAGAACTGGTGACCGCCGACGGGCGCTTGGTTCGCGCCAGCGCATCGGAAAATCCAGATCTCTTCTGGGCGCTTAGGGGCGGAGGCGGCAATTTCGGCGTCGTCGTCAATTTCGAGTTCATGCTCCATGAGATCCCGCCGCTGCTCATGTTCTGCGCGCCGGTCTATCCGGAGGAGAGAGCCGTGGAGGTACTCGCCCTGTGGCGCGATTACATGGCGGGGGCGCCCGACGAAGTCACAGGATTGGCCGAGTTCTCCGCGGTTCCTGACGATCCGGCCTATCCGCAGAATTGTTGGGGCCGCAGGGTTTTGAGCTTGGCGACCGTATACGACGGTCCTGCGGAGACCGGCGAGCTGGTCACGATGCCGCTTCGTCAGTTCGGCGAACCCCTGATGGATTTCAGCGACCGGATGCCCTACCGCACCTTACAGACGCTCTACGATAGTCTTTTCCCAAAAGGACGCGACCGGTGCTATTGGAAGTCCACCTATCTCGCGCATCTAAAGCAGGAGACGATCGAGGCCATTGCGGCGAGCCTGAACAGGCGGCCGTCGGAGATGACGTTCGCATCCATCTGGAAGTTTGGTGGACAGGTGGGCCGCATCGCCGCCGACGCCACCGCCTTCGGCGACAGGTCCATGCCCTTCATGCTTAGCCTCGATGCCATTTGGTCGTCGCCGTCGGACGATGAGGCCAACATCGCATGGGTGAAGTCGGTTTGGAACGACATGCAGGTTCATAGCACCGGGAGGAGCTACCTGAACTTCCCAGGCCTCGGGGAGGCCCAAAATCTTGTAAGGGACGCCTTTGGGCCTGATGTCTTCGAGCGGCTTCTGCGGATCAAGAGGAAATATGATCCTGGCAATCTGTTTCGAATGAACCAGAACATCTGCGAGCAACTATGA
- a CDS encoding LysE family translocator, producing the protein MHEALAYLPQILPAYVAYIIAVVSPGPAIMAIIATSMTHGRKAGMTISLGIFGGSLTWAIAAAAGLATLLQTYAMALEILKVFGGLYLLYLAYKAFRAVRSGGDLPAAREETRSPSFKSLILRGYGIHVTNPKAIFAWLAIIALGMPQGAPASVAVLIITVCCTTGFVVFMGYATLFSTPHALKIYRNARRWIEGAMAGFYCFAGIKLLTSNI; encoded by the coding sequence ATGCATGAGGCGCTTGCCTATCTGCCGCAGATCCTGCCGGCCTATGTCGCCTACATCATCGCCGTCGTTAGTCCGGGACCGGCGATCATGGCCATCATCGCGACATCGATGACCCATGGCCGCAAGGCGGGCATGACGATTTCGCTCGGCATCTTCGGCGGCTCGCTGACCTGGGCGATCGCTGCCGCAGCCGGGCTTGCAACATTGCTGCAGACCTATGCCATGGCGCTGGAGATCCTGAAGGTCTTTGGCGGGCTCTATCTGCTCTACCTCGCCTACAAGGCATTTCGCGCGGTACGGTCGGGCGGCGACTTGCCGGCCGCCAGGGAGGAAACAAGAAGCCCGAGCTTCAAGTCGCTGATCCTGCGCGGCTACGGCATTCACGTCACCAATCCGAAAGCGATCTTCGCCTGGCTTGCCATCATCGCGCTCGGCATGCCGCAGGGGGCACCGGCCTCCGTCGCGGTGCTGATCATCACCGTCTGCTGCACGACCGGTTTTGTCGTGTTCATGGGCTACGCGACGCTATTCTCCACACCGCATGCCTTGAAAATTTACAGGAATGCGCGCCGGTGGATCGAGGGCGCCATGGCCGGCTTCTATTGCTTCGCCGGCATCAAACTGCTGACGAGCAACATCTAA
- the ispG gene encoding flavodoxin-dependent (E)-4-hydroxy-3-methylbut-2-enyl-diphosphate synthase, giving the protein MSSASDFDPKPRRSSVAVDVGGVIVGGGAPVVVQSMTNTDTADVDSTVAQVAALYRAGSELVRITVDRDESAAAVPKIRERLLHLGMDVPLIGDFHYIGHKLLADHPACAEALAKYRINPGNVGFKDKKDKQFAEIIEMAIRYDKPVRIGVNWGSLDQDLLTALMDRNAAEGSPLSAREVTRETIVQSALISADLAEEIGLPRNRIILSAKVSQVQDLIAVYSMLAARSDHALHLGLTEAGMGSKGIVASSAAMGYVLQHGIGDTIRVSLTPEPNGDRTREVQVAQELLQVMGFRQFVPVVAACPGCGRTTSTVFQELAQNIQNDIRKNMPVWREKYPGVEALNVAVMGCIVNGPGESKHADIGISLPGTGETPAAPVFIDGKKAMTLRGPNIASDFEALVADYIEKRFGQKSVAAE; this is encoded by the coding sequence ATGTCGTCCGCCAGTGATTTCGATCCGAAGCCGCGCCGTTCCTCCGTTGCCGTCGATGTCGGCGGCGTTATCGTCGGCGGCGGCGCGCCCGTGGTCGTGCAGTCCATGACCAATACCGATACCGCTGATGTCGATTCGACGGTGGCGCAGGTCGCAGCTCTCTACAGAGCCGGCTCGGAGCTGGTGCGCATCACGGTCGATCGCGACGAAAGTGCTGCCGCCGTGCCGAAGATCCGCGAACGGCTGCTGCATCTCGGCATGGACGTGCCGCTGATCGGCGATTTCCACTATATCGGCCACAAGCTGCTCGCCGACCACCCGGCTTGCGCCGAGGCGCTGGCGAAATATCGCATCAATCCCGGCAATGTCGGCTTCAAGGACAAGAAGGACAAGCAGTTCGCCGAAATCATCGAAATGGCGATCCGCTACGACAAGCCAGTGCGCATCGGCGTCAACTGGGGCTCACTCGACCAGGATCTGCTGACGGCGCTGATGGACAGGAATGCCGCCGAGGGCTCGCCGCTTTCGGCCCGTGAGGTGACGCGCGAGACGATCGTGCAATCGGCGCTGATATCGGCCGATCTCGCCGAGGAAATCGGCCTGCCGCGCAATCGCATCATTCTCTCGGCCAAGGTCAGCCAGGTGCAGGACCTGATCGCCGTTTACTCCATGCTTGCCGCCCGTTCCGATCATGCGCTGCATCTCGGCCTCACCGAGGCCGGCATGGGCAGCAAGGGCATCGTCGCCTCGTCGGCGGCCATGGGCTATGTGCTGCAGCATGGCATTGGCGATACCATTCGCGTCTCGCTGACGCCGGAACCGAACGGCGACCGCACCCGCGAGGTGCAGGTGGCGCAGGAACTGCTGCAGGTCATGGGTTTCCGCCAGTTCGTGCCTGTCGTTGCGGCTTGTCCGGGCTGCGGCCGGACGACCTCGACCGTGTTCCAGGAACTGGCGCAGAACATCCAGAACGACATCCGCAAGAACATGCCGGTCTGGCGCGAGAAGTATCCGGGCGTCGAGGCGCTGAATGTTGCCGTCATGGGCTGCATCGTCAACGGGCCTGGCGAAAGCAAGCATGCCGATATCGGCATCTCGCTGCCCGGCACCGGCGAAACGCCGGCCGCCCCGGTCTTCATCGACGGCAAGAAGGCGATGACGCTGCGCGGCCCGAATATCGCTTCTGATTTCGAAGCGCTGGTTGCCGATTATATCGAGAAGCGTTTCGGCCAGAAGAGCGTCGCGGCGGAGTGA
- a CDS encoding MFS transporter, with protein MDDMTRSGSFQARRSGFFTKSRAAVSLLFLMNGFTVGCWAPKIPEFAERLQLTKFELGLMILVFGLGSLVMMPMAGAQIAGRGSKIVVKAFAVLLLPMLLALTVTQNVWTAAIAIFLFGGFIGAMDVAMNANAVSVEKSMHRAIMSSCHAFWSLGGLIGSAIGGFLISRWGVLGHAEVSTALAVLFLAVAWPMILGDQPHPDEAKPKARLPLIPLPWLLGMMALFCMIPEGAVLDWSALYLGQEKGASVTLSGFGFAAFSLTMATMRFAGDFVRDQLGAVKTLRVCTVFAIVGMLLAALAPNAVLAIVGFALCGIGISNMVPIAFSAAGNIPGLQPGIGISVVTTMGYSGMLVAPSAIGFAAEHVGFSPVLMALPVLLLIVLALSSLARYADGIGHSSH; from the coding sequence ATGGATGATATGACTCGATCCGGGAGCTTTCAGGCTCGCAGAAGCGGATTCTTCACAAAATCGCGCGCCGCCGTTTCCCTGCTGTTTTTGATGAATGGCTTCACCGTCGGCTGCTGGGCGCCCAAGATTCCGGAGTTCGCCGAGCGGCTGCAACTGACCAAATTCGAACTCGGGCTGATGATCCTGGTTTTCGGCCTGGGCTCGCTGGTGATGATGCCGATGGCCGGCGCGCAGATTGCCGGGCGCGGCTCGAAGATCGTTGTCAAGGCCTTTGCCGTGTTGCTGCTGCCGATGCTGCTCGCCTTGACCGTTACCCAGAATGTCTGGACCGCCGCGATCGCCATCTTTCTGTTCGGCGGCTTCATCGGCGCCATGGATGTGGCGATGAACGCCAATGCCGTGTCGGTCGAGAAGTCCATGCATCGGGCGATCATGTCGTCCTGTCACGCCTTCTGGAGCCTCGGCGGCCTCATCGGTTCGGCGATCGGCGGCTTTCTGATCTCGCGCTGGGGTGTGCTCGGTCATGCCGAAGTGTCCACCGCCCTTGCGGTTCTGTTCCTCGCTGTCGCCTGGCCCATGATCCTCGGCGACCAGCCGCATCCGGATGAGGCAAAGCCGAAGGCGCGCTTGCCGTTGATCCCGCTGCCTTGGTTGCTCGGCATGATGGCGTTGTTCTGCATGATCCCGGAGGGTGCCGTGCTCGACTGGAGCGCGCTCTATCTCGGCCAGGAAAAGGGCGCATCGGTGACGCTGTCGGGCTTCGGCTTCGCCGCCTTCTCGCTCACCATGGCGACGATGCGCTTTGCCGGCGATTTCGTCCGCGACCAACTGGGCGCCGTCAAGACGCTGCGTGTCTGCACGGTCTTTGCGATTGTCGGTATGCTGCTTGCGGCGCTCGCGCCGAATGCGGTGCTTGCGATTGTCGGATTCGCGCTGTGCGGTATCGGCATTTCCAACATGGTGCCGATCGCCTTTTCGGCGGCCGGCAATATTCCGGGGCTGCAACCGGGTATCGGCATCTCGGTCGTCACGACCATGGGCTATTCCGGCATGCTGGTCGCCCCTTCCGCGATCGGTTTTGCCGCCGAACATGTCGGTTTCTCGCCGGTCCTGATGGCGCTGCCGGTTCTGCTGCTCATCGTGCTGGCGCTATCGTCTCTGGCGCGTTACGCCGATGGAATCGGCCACAGCTCGCATTAA
- a CDS encoding DMT family transporter → MKNPISYGILLTVFAYMLFTAHDSVVKLLVVTIPVWQILFWRSCTILIGCFIFEGPSLAQKVARSPIIKPMIVRSILLTIAWTSYYSAARYLQLAEVTTLYYAAPIVGTILATIVLREKVTVARWMAVGVGFCGVVIASNPVGLSISWPVYLALQAAVLWATGMVLLRKTALHEKSHIQMAVSNIIFILLTGTMAFLHWKTPTAYELILLCTTGVVAGVGQLALFEGMRQAPVSVLAPFEYTSLVWAFLLGFLIWGDIPKINTFVGAVLILSAGLIIIVSERLRLTSAV, encoded by the coding sequence GTGAAAAATCCCATCAGCTACGGCATCCTGCTTACGGTGTTTGCCTACATGCTGTTCACCGCCCACGACTCGGTGGTGAAATTACTTGTCGTCACCATTCCGGTCTGGCAGATCCTGTTCTGGCGAAGCTGCACCATCCTCATTGGTTGCTTCATCTTCGAGGGCCCATCGCTGGCGCAGAAAGTGGCGCGTTCGCCGATCATCAAGCCGATGATCGTGCGCAGCATTCTGCTGACGATTGCCTGGACCTCCTATTATTCCGCTGCCCGTTACCTGCAGCTTGCCGAAGTCACCACACTCTACTACGCAGCCCCGATCGTCGGGACGATTCTTGCGACCATCGTGCTGCGCGAGAAGGTCACTGTCGCCCGCTGGATGGCGGTCGGCGTCGGCTTTTGCGGGGTAGTGATTGCCTCCAATCCGGTCGGCCTGTCGATTTCCTGGCCGGTCTATCTGGCGCTGCAGGCGGCCGTGCTGTGGGCGACGGGCATGGTGCTCCTGCGCAAGACCGCGCTGCACGAAAAAAGCCATATCCAGATGGCCGTCTCCAATATCATCTTCATCCTGCTGACGGGCACGATGGCCTTTCTGCACTGGAAAACACCGACAGCTTACGAGCTGATTCTGCTTTGCACTACCGGCGTGGTCGCCGGGGTGGGGCAATTGGCACTGTTCGAAGGCATGCGGCAGGCGCCGGTCTCGGTTTTGGCGCCGTTCGAATATACCTCGCTGGTCTGGGCCTTCCTTCTCGGCTTTCTGATCTGGGGGGACATCCCCAAGATCAACACCTTCGTAGGCGCCGTCCTGATCCTCAGCGCCGGCCTGATCATCATCGTCAGCGAGCGGTTGCGGCTGACGTCAGCGGTTTGA
- a CDS encoding acyltransferase family protein, giving the protein MKYRPEIDGLRTMAVLPVVFFHSGLSGFSGGFIGVDIFFVISGFLITTLIEEELKNGRFSIVGFYERRARRILPALFFYLILTTFFAALLFLPSFFIDYSKSMVSVALFISNLYFWKFSGYFEDSALLRPLLHTWSLSVEEQFYIFMPLAMWLLHRWTGSLRLAVFAAVAAGSFALSVYATDVAPTANFFLLPTRCWELLIGALLAIWGRQSALPSPANNLLSIVGLSAILFAVFTYSAATPFPGLSAALPCIGAVILIYAGGAERSIVARLLSTKPFVFTGKISYSLYLAHWPIAVFLRYVTLREPGTFDAMFIIVSSYILASCSWWFVERPFRGKAIISSRGGVFASAAMGLFAAFTVAYGTIAANGFPNRFPAYEAQTEMLHLKKQQTAAAGENQTWRNDKCFFENGDAFKSWKPENCQLTKTSGDVALLWGDSYAAHYVPGIVANADQTSLQIYEYTYAGCPPVLAYYSYARPNCQQFNRNALNLIKTLNVKHVILSGRWVDLRLRGLDLLQDTISTLKGMGVDVTVIGQSPMFVTDVKVIGFEKATLGESSSSWPTIIEANFNEQLKAAAKGAAFIDPIINLCPSGICDYIMDSQFLYFDSGHFSDFGSAFVVKLYFPLSYRGDYAIRNVAN; this is encoded by the coding sequence ATGAAGTATCGACCCGAAATAGATGGCCTCAGAACCATGGCCGTCTTGCCTGTAGTGTTTTTTCACTCTGGATTGTCCGGTTTTTCGGGAGGATTCATTGGCGTCGATATATTCTTTGTCATCTCAGGTTTTTTGATTACGACTCTGATCGAGGAGGAACTTAAAAACGGACGCTTTTCAATAGTAGGGTTCTACGAAAGAAGAGCGAGGCGCATACTTCCCGCCCTCTTCTTCTACCTGATTTTGACGACGTTCTTCGCGGCCCTCTTGTTCTTACCATCGTTTTTTATCGATTATTCCAAGAGCATGGTCAGCGTTGCATTATTTATTTCCAACTTATACTTTTGGAAATTTTCAGGATACTTTGAAGATAGCGCTCTGCTTCGTCCTCTGCTGCACACGTGGTCGCTCTCGGTCGAAGAACAGTTTTATATTTTTATGCCACTCGCGATGTGGCTCCTTCATCGGTGGACCGGCAGTCTCCGTCTCGCGGTTTTCGCTGCGGTCGCAGCCGGGTCATTTGCCCTCAGCGTATATGCAACCGACGTTGCTCCGACAGCCAATTTCTTTCTCCTCCCAACGAGATGCTGGGAGCTTTTGATCGGCGCGCTCCTGGCGATCTGGGGCAGACAGAGTGCTCTGCCAAGCCCGGCAAACAACCTGCTGTCAATTGTCGGACTTTCGGCAATTCTGTTTGCGGTTTTCACCTATTCCGCGGCGACGCCATTTCCGGGTCTCTCCGCAGCTCTGCCCTGTATCGGCGCGGTCATTTTGATTTATGCCGGCGGGGCAGAACGCTCGATCGTTGCCAGGCTGTTATCGACGAAACCGTTCGTGTTCACCGGCAAGATATCCTATTCGCTATATCTGGCGCACTGGCCCATCGCGGTCTTCTTGCGCTATGTCACGCTACGGGAACCAGGAACGTTCGACGCAATGTTTATCATTGTTTCGAGCTACATCTTGGCCAGTTGCTCATGGTGGTTCGTGGAGCGACCTTTCCGTGGAAAGGCAATTATTTCGTCTCGCGGCGGAGTGTTTGCATCTGCCGCAATGGGGCTTTTTGCCGCTTTCACGGTCGCATACGGAACAATCGCCGCCAATGGTTTCCCCAATCGCTTTCCTGCCTACGAGGCACAGACGGAGATGCTGCACTTAAAGAAGCAGCAAACCGCAGCGGCGGGCGAGAACCAGACCTGGCGAAATGACAAGTGCTTCTTCGAGAATGGCGACGCCTTTAAGAGCTGGAAGCCGGAAAACTGCCAATTGACGAAAACCTCCGGCGACGTCGCCCTTCTATGGGGCGACTCTTACGCCGCGCATTATGTCCCGGGTATTGTTGCGAACGCTGACCAAACGTCTCTTCAAATTTACGAGTATACGTATGCGGGTTGCCCACCGGTACTTGCCTACTATTCTTATGCCAGGCCCAATTGCCAGCAATTTAACCGCAACGCGCTGAACCTCATCAAGACGCTCAATGTGAAGCACGTCATTCTTTCGGGGAGATGGGTGGATCTCCGTCTCAGAGGCCTGGATTTGCTTCAAGATACCATATCGACCCTCAAGGGAATGGGGGTGGACGTGACCGTCATAGGTCAGTCGCCGATGTTCGTTACCGACGTTAAGGTTATTGGATTTGAAAAAGCTACGCTGGGAGAATCTTCGTCTTCATGGCCAACAATAATCGAGGCTAATTTCAATGAACAATTAAAGGCCGCAGCAAAGGGTGCTGCCTTCATTGATCCAATTATAAACTTATGCCCAAGTGGAATCTGTGACTATATTATGGATAGTCAGTTCTTATATTTTGATTCTG